Genomic window (Marmota flaviventris isolate mMarFla1 chromosome X, mMarFla1.hap1, whole genome shotgun sequence):
TATAAACCTACAGGGAGACCTACCCTTGAAAAGTCGAGAGTTTCCCTCATATACACACACCCCAACTGAAaacctttatttcattaaaaaccaaataaatgacTTTATTGGAAGTAACAATCAAACTGAAAGGCCCAAACTGAAGGGAACTTGCTGAAAGGGCAACGTGTAGGCCCGGCCTGGGGACCCACCCGGGGGGTGGCATGGGCTGGGCACAGTTCTGCTCAATCGTCCTTGTAGCTGCGGCCCAGGGTGAGCCTGTCAAAGAGGAGCTCGGCCATGGGGTCTTCCAGGGCCTGAATCCTGCGCAGGTTGGTCAGGTAGCCGGCCAGCTCGCGGATGATGAGGACCTGCTGGTGCAGATAGTGGCGCTGCAGGAactggcagaggtgggggtcGCCCCTCTCGGCGGCCAGGTGGTGCAGCTCCAGGAGGCCCTGGTTGAGGCTCTTCTCCAGGTGGAAGGCGCACTCCATGGCCTGGAGGCCGCTGTGCCAGGCGTTGCACTCGGGCTGCTGGACGTCGTGGAACCGGATGTGGCCTCCGCGCTGGTTCTGCAGCTCCATCAGCTTCTCGGCGCGGTCCCTCCACTCGTGCGACAGGCGCAGGAAGAAGTTGCCAAAGTGCTCCAGGGCCACTTGTGGGCGGTGGCAGAAGAAGGCCAAGGACAGGTAGACGTAGGAGGCGTGCAGCTGCACCTGGATCTGGCTGTTGACGGCGGCCTCGCAGTCGGGGTGGTAGTTGTGGCGCACCTGCGACACCATGATGGGCACCATGACGGGCGCGGGCAGGAGGGGTGCCACCATGAAGGCGAGGGCGGAGCGGGCTCTGGGGCCGCGCAGTGGGCAGCGGCGGCGGCCGCGGTAGCGGCGGCGGGGTCCCCGGGGCGCTGCCAGGGTGTCTGAGGGCGGCACCTGGggcagtggggggggggcagtgggcGGTGCCGGGGCCTGGGCGGGTCTGACCTCTGCGGAAGGCAAGCGGGTAATGGCGGCTGTGGAGCCTGGCAATGGCGGCGGTGGCGTGTTCCTGGGGGTTGAgggtcaggggtcaggggctTGGCGGTACCCGGCTGTGCCCTGCTGTGCCCCGCAGAGTTCCCTCAGTAACCAGGGCGACCCCACTGGGCGTCTCACCTGCGTAATGTTTAAGTTAGAGGCCTAGAGGGACGGGCGTCATGGTAATCTTGGTCAGGTATGAAGAGGCTCATGTGAATACTGTCCAGTGGGACCCTCTCATTAGATGGAGGGCTTCTGGGACGGTTAATATCACAGGCTTCATTTGAACGGCAGCTTTCCTCAGTGACGTCAGTGTCTAGACTAACACCCTTTTGATTGTGTCCTCGCTCCATTCTCGGAAGTCAGTAAATCAAGCCActgcctcctttctccttccactCATGATCATGCTCACACTTCTCTGACAGCAGAGCTTCACTCCAAAATCTCTGCATCCTTCTacctttctgtgttttttcacACTTTTCAGCCTGGTTCCTCACTTCTCTATTCTTTCTGGAACCTTCCACCACCACCCTAGCAAAACATGCTTTTTGTCCTCTCTGGACTCCTAAATGGACAATCTCAATGGTCTCTTAATATCCTGGATCAGCTCACTCTCTGTACCTAGACCATGAATTTCTTCTTGTGTAAATACAACATTCTCTTTGCTCTGTCAGTAAAGAAAAGCTTTAGGTGCATTCCTAGGGAAAGCAATGTTAACCACGTAGAAGTATTCATGGCCTTCAACCTCCTCTTGACTTTTGCTGCCACTCGGGTAGCCTTGTTGTTGGTTTTTGTCCTCCCAGTTCGAATCAGTAAATCCCAAGGTTAGTCTGAGAAAGGGACTAAACTTGCAAAGGTAGCTTAT
Coding sequences:
- the LOC114086030 gene encoding ferritin heavy chain-like, producing the protein MERGHNQKGVSLDTDVTEESCRSNEACDINRPRSPPSNERVPLDSIHMSLFIPDQDYHDARPSRNTPPPPLPGSTAAITRLPSAEVRPAQAPAPPTAPPPLPQVPPSDTLAAPRGPRRRYRGRRRCPLRGPRARSALAFMVAPLLPAPVMVPIMVSQVRHNYHPDCEAAVNSQIQVQLHASYVYLSLAFFCHRPQVALEHFGNFFLRLSHEWRDRAEKLMELQNQRGGHIRFHDVQQPECNAWHSGLQAMECAFHLEKSLNQGLLELHHLAAERGDPHLCQFLQRHYLHQQVLIIRELAGYLTNLRRIQALEDPMAELLFDRLTLGRSYKDD